A segment of the candidate division KSB1 bacterium genome:
GATGGACCGAGCGGATTGGCTTCAAGCGCGGGGGATTCCAAGCCTGTTCAGCGATTTTGAGCAGATTCGATCAGGCGGTTCCGTGCTGCTTGTCGAACGCGGAGACCCGATGACGGGATGGCTTGTCAGGCCGATCACATCTCAATAAAAAATGACTGATGCCTCGAAAAAATTCATATCCATCAGTCATCGCTTTCAGAAGATAGTCAGCAATGTACTGCAAATATTAGGAAGGAATTTGTATCTGTCAAAAGGAGCACAGCGGCGAGAGAGCACATAACAATTCATTCACCCGACAAAAAGGCCGTGGATTTTTGAGTAGGTTCAGTTCTCTCCCAAAAAGCTTAATTTGAAGTTCTAAGTTAAGTGCAATCAAGCCCTTTTGCGGGTGATAATCGTGTTACCTTAACAAAATCATTTTCTTCGTTTCCACAAAACCGCCTGCTTTTAATTCGTAGGCGTAGACGCCGCTGGCAATTGAGTTTGCTTGCCACCGAACCGCGTGTTCTCCAGCATTTAGTCTGCCATCAACAAGTGTTATAACTTCACGTCCGGAGAGATCATAGATTTTTAAAGTAACCTGACTGGAGTTTTTTAATGTAAACCGAATCGTCGTGCTTGGGTTAAACGGATTTGGATAATTTTGCTCTAAGACAAAGTTTTGCGGTGAAGTGCTTTCTTCTGCAACTGAAGTAACGTTCGAAGGCGGCCTGAAAATCGAGTTGACATTGGCCACGCCAAACCCGGCAACGGGTCCGCCGCCGATGATGTAAATATCGCCACCTATCGTGGCTGCTCCGATTCCGTGCCGTGGGTTGGGCATTGCAGCCATTTGACGCCAGTCATTGGTCACCGGATCATATTCCTCGGTTTCGTTGAAAACGCCGGAACCGTCTTCAAAGAACTCGCCTCCGAAAACATAAAGCCTTCCGTTTGCTGAAGCAGCCGCATTGCCGCCACGGGGAGTCGGCATGTCCGTCAAAGTGCGCCATTCGTTCGTTTTGGGTGAATAGACTTCGAGCGTACCCATATTACTTGCACCGACTCTTCCTCCAACAATATAAATCAGAGAATCAATGAGTGCCCCGGCAAGATGTTCGCGTGCAGTTAACATGGGTGCACGGGGGGTCCAATCGTCTGTAGTGGGGTCATACATTTCATTGGTCCCCGAGGCTCCACCCGCTGAGCCGCCAATGACATATATTTTATTTTCAAATGCCA
Coding sequences within it:
- a CDS encoding T9SS type A sorting domain-containing protein — encoded protein: MKHTIKLLSMFLLMQCSNNPISSSPTQDEGEWLIRKAMPTARQEIPHAVLEGKIYIPGGFTASRSATNIVEVYDPATDDWSTAPPLPVAMHHLHLAAANGTLYILGGYETSGFVPSNRVLELDLQNNRWNPKKNMPTSRGAGIAVAFENKIYVIGGSAGGASGTNEMYDPTTDDWTPRAPMLTAREHLAGALIDSLIYIVGGRVGASNMGTLEVYSPKTNEWRTLTDMPTPRGGNAAASANGRLYVFGGEFFEDGSGVFNETEEYDPVTNDWRQMAAMPNPRHGIGAATIGGDIYIIGGGPVAGFGVANVNSIFRPPSNVTSVAEESTSPQNFVLEQNYPNPFNPSTTIRFTLKNSSQVTLKIYDLSGREVITLVDGRLNAGEHAVRWQANSIASGVYAYELKAGGFVETKKMILLR